The Arcobacter sp. CECT 8986 genomic interval GTCCAAATACTCTCTTTAGCAATAGCAATTGAGTGAAGAGGACTTTGCTTTAAATTTAATGCAATTATCATAATTATAGCAGTTAGCAAAATTATTAATATCGCTGGAATTACCATATTAAAAAATCTTCTTAAATTTTCTAATGTTCTTTCAAGTTTTATTTTTGGTTCTTGAATATCTTGTATAGAGTAATGAATAGCAAATCTAATTGCTATCATTCCTCCTACCCATAATACTGCACTAATAACGTGTAAAAATACAATAATTGATGAGTAGTTATTAAATAGTGTTTGCATTATATATTTGCTTTTACAAACTCTAAAGCTTTTTGTTTTGCTTCATCTATTTTTGAAACATCTTTTCCACCAGCTTGTGCGAAGTCAGGTCTTCCACCACCTCCACCACCAACAATTGGAGCTATATTTTTAATCCAATCACCAGCTTTAACTGAAGTGTTTTTACATCCTGCAACCATCATTACTTTATCACCTTTTGGTTGTAAAAGTAATACTGCTAATTTTTCATTTGCATTTTTTAAATCATCAACGATTTTTTTGATGTCTCCATTTTTTACAATATCAACAACAACTTTTACATCATTAATAACTTCTTCTTTTATTGGAGAAGAAGATGCACTTTGTGCTGCTTCTAAATCTTTTTTTAACTCTTTTACTTGGTCTTTTAATTTTTTAACACCAACTAAAACATCTTGATTTTTCACTTCATGTTGTAGTTCATTGTATTTATTTATTATCTCATTTGTATAGTTAATTGCAGCAACTCCACAAACTGCTTCAATTCTTCTAACTCCTGCACTAACACCAGATTCTTTTATAATATAAAAACTTCCAATATCAGAACTATTTCTTACGTGAGTTCCTCCACAAAATTCGATACTAACTCCACCAAAATCAACAACTCTTACTCTATCACCATATTTTTCACCAAACATAGCAATAGCACCTTTTTTCTTAGCTTCTTCAATTGGTAGTTCTTCAATATTAGATGAAATACCTCTTACAATCATTGAGTTTACTAAATCTTCAACTTCTTTTATTTGTTCATTTGTCATTGCTTTTGCATAAGTAAAGTCAAATCTTAATCTTGAAGAGTCATTTAATGAACCAGCTTGAGCTACATTATCACCTAAAACCATTTTTAGTGCAGTTTGTAAAAGGTGAGTTGCACTGTGGTGTTTAGCTATTTCATATCTATTAACAACAACAGCATCAACAGTTTCTGAAACTTTTAAACTTGAGTTTGAAACTTTTACTTGAGATAGATTTAAATCAAAGAATTTTTTAGTATCAACTACTTCTGCAATATGGCTTTCATCCTCGATAACTCCAATATCACCAGCTTGACCACCAGATTGAGCATAAAAAGGAGTTTTATCTAACATAACCCAACCTTCTTCACCTTTTTCTAGACAATCAACTTCTTTGAAATCTTTATCTAAAATACTAATAATCTTAGCAGTGTGTGCAGTTTTTTCATAACCTACAAATTCATTTTTACCATATTTTTCAAGTAATGATTTAAAATCACCCTCAGCTAAAGTGTCTCCACTTCCTTTCCATGCTGCTTTTGCTTTATTTCTTTGTTCAGCCATTAACTCTTCAAATTTTTCAATATCAATATCAAGATTTTTATCTCTTAACATATCTTGAGTTAAGTCTAAAGGGAATCCAAAAGTATCATATAGTTTAAAAGCAATTTCACCTGAAAATTTTACTTTTGTATTTTTTAGTTCTTCTTCAAATAAAGACATACCAGAATCAATTGTTTTAAAGAATCTATCTTCTTCAAGAGTTATTTGCTCTTTTATGTACTCTTTTTGTTCTTTAATTGCTGTATAGTGTGCACCCATTAATTCATCTAAAGTATCAACTAATTTAGCTAAAAAAGGCTCTCTAAAACCTAGTAAATAACCATGTCTTACAGCTCTTCTTAAAATTCTTCTAAGAACATAACCTCTACCTTCTTTATCAAATAAAATACCTTGACTTATCATAAAGCTAACAGCTCTTAAATGGTCAGCAATTACTCTAAAACTTCCGATGTTTGAATCAGTAAGCTCTTTATTTGCTAATTTAGTAGTTTTTTCAATTAAAGGCATAAATAAAGAAGAATCAAAGTTATTAAACTTACCTTCTTTTATTGCAACAACTCTTTCAAGTCCCATACCTGTATCAATTGAAGGTTTTGGTAAAGGATTTAATTTTCCATTTGAATCTCTTTCATATTGCATGAAAACAAGATTCCAAATCTCTAAAAATCTATCACCTTCTCCACCTAAATAATCTTCATTGCTTCCAAAGTTTTCTGCCCCTTGGTCATAGAAAATTTCAGAACAAGGTCCGCAAGCACCTGTATCACCCATAGACCAAAAGTTATCTTTATCCCCAAATCTTTTGATTCTATCTGCACTTATATGCTCTTGCCATAATTCAAAAGCTTCATCA includes:
- the alaS gene encoding alanine--tRNA ligase, with product MDVRKEYLEFFESKGHRVVSSMPLVPDDPTLLFTNAGMVQFKDIFTGAVPAPENKTATSCQLCVRAGGKHNDLENVGYTARHHTLFEMLGNFSFGDYFKKEAIAYAWEFITKNLELPIDKLWVTVHESDDEAFELWQEHISADRIKRFGDKDNFWSMGDTGACGPCSEIFYDQGAENFGSNEDYLGGEGDRFLEIWNLVFMQYERDSNGKLNPLPKPSIDTGMGLERVVAIKEGKFNNFDSSLFMPLIEKTTKLANKELTDSNIGSFRVIADHLRAVSFMISQGILFDKEGRGYVLRRILRRAVRHGYLLGFREPFLAKLVDTLDELMGAHYTAIKEQKEYIKEQITLEEDRFFKTIDSGMSLFEEELKNTKVKFSGEIAFKLYDTFGFPLDLTQDMLRDKNLDIDIEKFEELMAEQRNKAKAAWKGSGDTLAEGDFKSLLEKYGKNEFVGYEKTAHTAKIISILDKDFKEVDCLEKGEEGWVMLDKTPFYAQSGGQAGDIGVIEDESHIAEVVDTKKFFDLNLSQVKVSNSSLKVSETVDAVVVNRYEIAKHHSATHLLQTALKMVLGDNVAQAGSLNDSSRLRFDFTYAKAMTNEQIKEVEDLVNSMIVRGISSNIEELPIEEAKKKGAIAMFGEKYGDRVRVVDFGGVSIEFCGGTHVRNSSDIGSFYIIKESGVSAGVRRIEAVCGVAAINYTNEIINKYNELQHEVKNQDVLVGVKKLKDQVKELKKDLEAAQSASSSPIKEEVINDVKVVVDIVKNGDIKKIVDDLKNANEKLAVLLLQPKGDKVMMVAGCKNTSVKAGDWIKNIAPIVGGGGGGRPDFAQAGGKDVSKIDEAKQKALEFVKANI